The following coding sequences are from one Rubidibacter lacunae KORDI 51-2 window:
- a CDS encoding glucose-6-phosphate isomerase, translated as MDKAALWQRYQDWLWYDAGLGIALDISRMRFDRSFVTSMQPKFERAFADMQALEGGAIANPDEGRMVGHYWLRAPELAPSDNLKQAIVSRIEKVKAFALQIHGGELCPPEAESFSDLISIGIGGSALGPEFVEQALAAVNPPLHTHFIDNTDPAGIDKVIASVGDRLKSTLVLVTSKSGGTPETYNGMMEVQLAFAARGLSFAPHAVAITGEGSKLHRKATSEGWLATFPMYDWIGGRTSELSVVGLLPAALQGIDIQGMLDGARAMDVLTRVPLINRNPAALLSMSWYYACNGKGEKDMVVLPYKDSLSLLSRYLQQLVMESLGKESDLDGNIVHQGIAVYGNKGSTDQHAYVQQLREGVPNFFATFIEVLVDRVGDSPEIEPGATAGDYLSGFLQGTRSALYENGRDSITITLPDVNPQVVGAILALYERAVSFYASLTNINAYHQPGVEAGKKAAASILTLQKQLVEALKSASGPLSLAKVAAAAGAPDDVEAAYIILRHLSANERGVVLEGDLGKPSTLRASWQNEG; from the coding sequence ATGGATAAGGCAGCACTGTGGCAACGCTATCAAGACTGGCTGTGGTACGACGCTGGGCTGGGCATCGCCCTTGACATCAGCCGGATGCGCTTCGATCGCAGCTTTGTTACCTCGATGCAGCCCAAGTTCGAACGTGCCTTTGCCGACATGCAAGCCCTCGAAGGCGGCGCGATCGCCAACCCAGATGAGGGCCGCATGGTCGGTCACTATTGGCTGCGCGCGCCCGAGCTCGCTCCTTCAGATAACTTAAAACAGGCGATCGTCTCCCGCATCGAGAAAGTCAAAGCCTTTGCCCTACAAATCCACGGCGGCGAACTGTGTCCGCCCGAAGCCGAAAGTTTCTCGGACTTGATTTCCATCGGTATTGGCGGGTCGGCACTCGGCCCGGAATTTGTCGAGCAAGCTCTCGCTGCAGTCAATCCGCCGCTTCACACTCACTTTATCGACAACACCGATCCTGCCGGCATCGACAAAGTCATCGCTAGTGTGGGCGATCGCCTCAAAAGCACGCTCGTGCTGGTGACCTCTAAATCCGGCGGGACGCCCGAAACCTACAACGGCATGATGGAAGTGCAGCTAGCTTTTGCCGCGCGCGGTTTGAGTTTTGCACCGCATGCCGTCGCCATCACCGGGGAAGGATCAAAGCTCCATCGCAAGGCAACATCCGAAGGCTGGCTCGCAACCTTCCCGATGTACGACTGGATCGGCGGTCGCACTTCAGAACTGTCGGTGGTCGGACTATTGCCTGCTGCCTTGCAGGGGATCGACATTCAAGGGATGCTCGATGGCGCGCGGGCAATGGACGTGCTGACGCGGGTCCCCCTCATCAATCGCAACCCGGCAGCGCTATTGAGCATGAGTTGGTACTATGCCTGCAATGGCAAGGGCGAAAAGGATATGGTGGTGCTGCCTTACAAAGACAGCCTCAGCCTGCTGTCGCGCTACCTGCAGCAGTTGGTGATGGAGTCACTCGGTAAAGAGAGCGACCTCGACGGCAACATCGTCCACCAAGGCATCGCCGTTTACGGCAACAAAGGGTCCACCGACCAGCATGCCTACGTTCAGCAACTACGCGAGGGCGTCCCCAACTTCTTTGCAACGTTTATCGAAGTACTGGTAGATCGCGTTGGGGATTCGCCGGAGATCGAGCCGGGCGCGACTGCCGGCGATTACCTATCGGGATTTTTACAGGGTACCCGCAGCGCACTTTACGAAAACGGGCGCGACTCCATCACAATCACGCTACCGGATGTAAACCCGCAGGTAGTGGGCGCCATCCTCGCTCTCTACGAACGGGCGGTGAGCTTCTATGCGTCGCTTACGAACATCAACGCTTACCATCAACCGGGTGTCGAGGCAGGCAAAAAGGCGGCTGCATCGATCTTGACGCTGCAGAAGCAGCTCGTAGAGGCGCTTAAGTCGGCTAGCGGGCCGCTGTCGCTCGCGAAGGTGGCGGCGGCTGCCGGAGCTCCCGACGACGTAGAGGCAGCCTACATCATCTTGCGCCATCTGAGTGCTAACGAACGCGGCGTCGTTCTCGAGGGCGATCTCGGCAAGCCCAGCACCCTGCGCGCTTCCTGGCAAAACGAGGGGTAG